GTCTCTCCTTCTAAAGATTCAAACATAACCGTGGGTTTTTTCTTACTACTGAATTGAAGCGTCCCACGTTCAAAAGAGGCCTTGAAATAGGCTTCGAACGGGACATCGGGGGAAACATCCCAAAGGGCTTCAGCAGTTGCATGAACAGAACCGAATTGATAGCTGGTTATCACATGGTTTACCAAACCCGTAGAAAGTTTTTCCGCCTTGACCGAAATCGAGGAAGGAATACCCAAAAGGTATTGAAGAAAATCTACGTCATGCACATGCAAGTCGAGCATCACAGAACCACTCTTCTTTTCATCATGGAACCAATCCTCGAAACCCCAAAGAACGTCACCGCCCTTTCGTCCCATTTCAATAGATTGTAATTTTCCATAGAAATCGGTTTCAGTGATTTGTTTGAGATACTTATATTCCTCAAAGAATCTTAAGACTTGTCCAATCATTACCTTTGCACCTGTTCGCTTTTGAGCATCCAACAACCTTGAGCAATCCTCTTCGGTTATACAGACAGGTTTCTCAATTAAAACGCCAAGTCCTTTTTCCATTGCCTGGATGGCATGGTCAGTATGCAAGTAACTGGGAAGACAGATGTGTACGGCATCTATTTCTTCTTTATCAATTAGATCAAAACCCATCGAATACGTAGTAGCCTCAGGCCACAGCTCCTTGGCTTTGTCCAGGAAATCCTTCCTGCAGTCAGCTAGTGCAACAACTGCAACGGCATGGTCTTGGGATAAAGCCTTCAAGGCTTTGTTGTGCGTGCTTCCCATGCCGCCACATCCGATAAGTCCTATCTTCAACACAGTATTCTCCTTTAATTAATAAGTCCATTGTCTTTACTAATTAAAATAATTGTATGGCTATGTTTTTGATTTGTCAACCTTTATATTTTTACAGAAAGTCGAAAAAATGAATCACCCAATATTATGGCCAGCAATACTGCGTTTTTATTAAAAATTCTTTTATCGCAATGAACAGTCTTTCTGATTTAACCTATGAATAAAGCATTGTTTGATGTGTCAGAAAAATCGTAATAGGCATCAAAGAAATAACGCATTGCACCCTTGAGGTAGGAACTGCTATCAAGATTGGTATAGCGGATAAGAGTATAGTCGGACATCTGGCTGAATCCTTGTTCATGCAATGAGGTTTGAACCTGGGAAAGAAACAAATCGCCCAGATGCTGGCACTTGCCTCCAAGAACTATTAGACGGGGATTTATGATGCAGACTACGTTCCGTAAGGCCTGTGCAAAATCCGTAGCCAAGGAAATGATTACTTTTTTTGCAGTTTCACTTCTCTTTTCCATGGCAGAACCCAAATCCTCATAGGTCAGATATTCCGGAATTTCTTCCTGTGTATTTTCAGAGAATTGTTTAAACCGTTTCGATAAATTGCATTCCCCGATTTCGTTTTCCAGGCAACCTTTGTTTCCACAGGCACAGGGAGCACCATCAGGATCGATTGAATAATGTCCAAATTGCGTAAAGGCACCATTGGCCTTACCTAGCATTTTACCTTGGACAAACAGCGTAGCCCCGATACCGAGATTGAAATTAATGAAAGCATAATCCTGCACCTGGATATCGGTGTAGATTTTCTCTGCGTACGCATAACATGCGGTGTCCTGAAGGATTGCCAGCGGATATTGCTTACAGGCGTTATGTATTTTTTCATAGATTACTTTGGCATTCGTGTCATACAGCCCCAAGGTAGTGGAGTAAAGCACATTATGGAAGGAGTCTATCATTCCAGGCAACACCAAACAACAACCCAGGATTTTATCCTTGAATGCTTTTCTGATGCAAATTGCCCTAAGATTCTTTATCGTTTCCGGAATAAACTGGTCTTTGTCTTGAATATGCTCAATTTGGGAGAATACTATATCTCCATTGAGATCAACGACATGGAAAACTATGGTATTTCTGCTCCAGGTAATTACAGGGACAAAATGGCTTCTCTCTTTGACAAACAGGGACGAAGGACGCCTTCCAACCGTTTTGGTTACCTGTTTACCGGTATCCTCAATAAACGACTGCGCTATAAGTTCTTCAACCAAACTCGATATGGTTGTTTTGCTCAAGGAAAGCCGTTTGGCAATTTCTGCACGCGAAATGCCTGCTTCGTCCCATATGAGAGAAAAAACTGCTTTCATGTTTTTTGCTTTCATTACCTGTTGGTTCAGCAGTTCCAATTTTCCACTCCCTCATTGTAGGCATTTGATTTTCTTGCCGCTGCATCTCTACGTGGACTGCTGGCATTGCTCAAGGTATCACAGAAATGAGATCCTGACACATCCTTCACCACTACCCTTTCTTTGATACTTTTGAAATTATATCATACTTTCCCTATTATTTCGCTGGAGAATCAAGAGAGCCTTAAAACAGATAATTTTGCAGTTCGGGATACTGTTTAATCCTTACCCCCCTTTTGCCCTTCTTTACCGTAGTCTGCATGGGTTTTGAAAGAGCCCGGCTTTTCTTTCATTCATAATCCCTTGCCGTACTTCCCTGCTGGATCAGCATAATTGTCCAGATAATGCCAATTCAAAATCACCTCTATAGTTCAGCAATTGGCTTTGATACACCCAAAGAAGGGACAAAGGAACTAGACGCTTTTTTTTTA
The sequence above is a segment of the Sphaerochaeta pleomorpha str. Grapes genome. Coding sequences within it:
- a CDS encoding Gfo/Idh/MocA family protein, yielding MLKIGLIGCGGMGSTHNKALKALSQDHAVAVVALADCRKDFLDKAKELWPEATTYSMGFDLIDKEEIDAVHICLPSYLHTDHAIQAMEKGLGVLIEKPVCITEEDCSRLLDAQKRTGAKVMIGQVLRFFEEYKYLKQITETDFYGKLQSIEMGRKGGDVLWGFEDWFHDEKKSGSVMLDLHVHDVDFLQYLLGIPSSISVKAEKLSTGLVNHVITSYQFGSVHATAEALWDVSPDVPFEAYFKASFERGTLQFSSKKKPTVMFESLEGETSFPLPLQENRSSKGSTEINIESIGPYYSEIKYFIECLSEGKPIGQATLADGIEAVRLVFKEQKFIEKQ
- a CDS encoding ROK family transcriptional regulator, giving the protein MELLNQQVMKAKNMKAVFSLIWDEAGISRAEIAKRLSLSKTTISSLVEELIAQSFIEDTGKQVTKTVGRRPSSLFVKERSHFVPVITWSRNTIVFHVVDLNGDIVFSQIEHIQDKDQFIPETIKNLRAICIRKAFKDKILGCCLVLPGMIDSFHNVLYSTTLGLYDTNAKVIYEKIHNACKQYPLAILQDTACYAYAEKIYTDIQVQDYAFINFNLGIGATLFVQGKMLGKANGAFTQFGHYSIDPDGAPCACGNKGCLENEIGECNLSKRFKQFSENTQEEIPEYLTYEDLGSAMEKRSETAKKVIISLATDFAQALRNVVCIINPRLIVLGGKCQHLGDLFLSQVQTSLHEQGFSQMSDYTLIRYTNLDSSSYLKGAMRYFFDAYYDFSDTSNNALFIG